In the genome of Zootoca vivipara chromosome 6, rZooViv1.1, whole genome shotgun sequence, the window AGGAGAAGCTGGAGCAGGCGGACAAGAAAGCCACGGATGTACGTAGGCCGACCATGCCAAActtggggctgggggaggggcccgcgaatgactctggggttgcggcgctcatctcgctttactggccaagggagccggcgtacatcttcaaggtcatgtggccagcatgataaagccgcttctggcgaaccagagcagcgcacggaaacgctgtttaccttcccgccagagtggtacctatttatctacttgcactttgatgtgctttcgaactgctaggtgggcaggagctgggactgagcaacaggagtgTACTAGCTGCAATAGCTGATGGGTGCCAGTAGCGTAGGAAGACTGGGTAGGGTGGGGGAGATGGGGTGGCACTGGggctgtggggggaggggcaccGTGGCTTTGGGTACCCCtcccaaagaaagctcaacaactttgggcggTTTCCCAAAGAAGGAAAGCTAAAAAAGCTTCGGACGACCTCCCTTAAAAAGTTCAACTGTGCTCGTGATGGGGGCTGAAGAAGAAATATAAAATGTATGTTGAGGGGGGCAGGTTGGTTGGGCCAAGACATTTGGAGAGCAGGGGGTGCCAGATGGAATAAAAGATGGGCTAAAATGCTGGCTGCAAGGATTAAGAAATCCAAGATTcaagagaagaggagggagacTTTGGGGAatggttaaagcaggcatccccaaactttggccctccagatgttttggactacaattcccatcttcccggaccactggtcctgttagctagggatcatgggagttgtaggccaaaacatctggagggccacagtttggggatgcctgctttaaagaatttaaagaggAGAACCAGGCATCTGAGCAGCAGCAAAATTAACTAGGAGGAGTGGAAGGATATTTTGAACAACTCAGGCTAGTAAAGAGGAATTCTAgagggggacggacggacagaaTCTCAGCAAATGacttttgaggatttttttttgggggggggggctacgcCCATGGCCACGGCGCCTTTCACCAGTGCGCCTCGGCTGGGGACCCAGGGCTTTCCAAAGCCCCTTTGGAGGAGCACTgcggaatttatttattttttggggggggcctcTTGAAAATATTGGGGTGCCCTGCTCCCCCTAGATCCCCCCTGGCGAGCTACGTTGCCTTTAGCAGAGACACCTGCCGGCCCAGGTGagcagagggggggggctccGTCCAGGGTTGCTTCCCTCAAACAGAGGGGGGGTCCCGTCTGATCGCTGGGGGCTCCCTGTCCCcttagcaggagcagcagcagcaccggcgCAGCAGCCCAGCCGGCTCTGCCCGCCCCGTCCCGGCTAGCGGACCTCGGAGGTGCCCTCGCTGCTTTGCGCGTCACGCCGAGGGGGCTGTCCTCGGGGTTGTCCCAGAGGTGGCCACGTCATGATGCGCCAGCGGTGCCGACGTCACGGCCCCTCCcccggcccctccccctcctccctccctcccgacgCCGCTGCGCCCTCGCCACCCCGCACCGGACCGGAGAGGAGCCGCGCCCGCCCTTGGCTTCCCTTGGCCGTCGCTGCTGCTCCCTTGGCCGTTGGCGCCTCCACGTGTGTCGCCGGGTTCCGACGGGATGGCCGCCGCCACGGGCTCCCTGGAGGCGGTGAAGCGCAAGATCCAAGCGCTGCAGCAGGAGGCCGACGAGGCCGAGGACCGCGCCCAGATCCTGCAGCGCCAGCGCGACCAGGAGCGCGAGCTGCGCGAGAAAGTGAGCCGTCGGAAGGAGAGCCTCGGCCGGCAGGGCGCGGCGCAACTCCACCGCCGGGCTGGCTCCACTTTGCGCCTCTctccaacctttctctctccgctctcctcctcctttttctcctcgcTCCTGCTGCCCCGGGACGCCCCGTCGGGGGAGAAGGGCGCGCcgtcgctgccgccgccgcccgttCCCCTCGCTTAGGATCGCCTTGCGCGGGAGCCGGGAAAGGGCGAGGAGCGCCCCCCGGGGGGAGCccggaggatgaggaggagggagagcctTAGCCGTCGAGGCTCCGCCCGACGCCTCTGCAAGATGCTCCCGGGCCGCGCGCCTCCTCTCGGCTCCTTCTGCGCCTCCTTCCCGCTGCGCCTGGATGCCTGGAGGAGGGGGGACCCCCGGGCCGGACCTCGATCCGAAGGGATGGGACACATCCTGCTCtcctgcttcttctcctcctcctgctgctttttcTCTCCTACCTGTCCTCGCCTGGcgtcttcctccttctctttccggGCCTTTCAGGGGCTGCCAGGTAGGAAGCAaggggagagcccccccccaggaGACCCGTTGACGCCATTTCCCACTGGCCATGGGTGGAAATGTGGGcacgggggggggaaccctaaaaCTTAAACCATCCCCCCCTAGCCTCAGGAGCACCCAGTTAGCCAGAGCTGGAGAGAGAAGGTGGGTGGGGTTAGGGGGGTTCCCGGATTTTGTCCTTGCATCATCCAACTCCCAGTGGCTCAACCCCCCCTCGCCTCCCCCCTCTGTGTTTCCCCACAGGCAGAAGGGGAGGTGGCCGCTCTGAACCGCAGGATCCAGCTGGTGGAAGAGGAATTGGATCGGGCCCAGGAGCGTCTCGCTACCGCTTTGCAGAAGCTGGAGGAAGCGGAAAAGGCGGCTGACGAAAGCGAGAGGTACCTTCAACTTTGCACGTGGCGAAAGCGGCTTGCAGGGCAGGATCCGTAGCCCCACAGCAGCTGGGGCTGgccaaagtagtagtagtagtaatagtaatactgtaataataataattttattatttgtaccccaccactctgggcgatttccaacacacacaaaaacataataatacaCCAAGCatcaaaaactttcctatacagggggggctgccttcagatatcttctaaaagttgacatctggtgggagggagttccacagggcaggggccactaccgagaaggccctctgcctggttccctgcaacctcacttatCGCAGGGAGGGGACCGCCGGAAGGCCCTGGGAGTTGGCCCTCCATGTCCGGGCTGGacgctgggggtggagacactccttcaggtatactgggctgtttagggctttcaagttcagtaccaaccctttgaattgtgctcagaaacatcccAGGAGCCAAtgcaggaccggtgttatatgatctcggcggccgctcccagtccccagtctggctgctgcattctggattagtggcagtttctgggtcaccttccaaggtagccccacggagagtgcatggcagtagtccaagtgggagataaccggagcatgcaccactctggccggacagtctgcgggcagggagggtctcaaaTGAAGCTGGTAGACGCCCTTCCTGGTTGCAgagtagttgggggggggcaaggtagtCTTCCCTCCCACCTTTGCACAATTTAGGATTTGTCCCCAGCCACGACTGTGGGAATGAGTAGACCCCGAAGTAGATGTCTCTCTATTCCAACCCATGGGCTCGATCTGGTCTCATCCGACAAGACAAAACGCCGACCCAAGGGCCTTGAGCGTTGCAGGTGGGGAAGGACGGGTGGGTGGGCGTTCAGAATGGCTCCCCTTGTGTCTCCAGAGGCATGAAGGTGATCGAAAACAGAGCCATGAAGGACgaggagaaaatggaaattcAGGAGATGCAGCTGAAGGAAGCCAAGCACATCGCAGAGGAGGCCGACCGCAAATATGAAGAGGTGAGTTGGGGGGGCTCTCCTGGGGGGGGAAGTGGTGGGGGCTGCGCAGGGCTAGCTTTGAATGCAGACCCGTCTAGCAGCAGCTAAAACGCCCCCTTTGGAGTTCCTTGCCGCAGGCAAAATGAACCTGAATCGTTCAAAAAAGCTAAtcgttaatttttttaaaggcattttcgaAACTAATTCTTAAGCAAAAATGGGTTcgtattttttttttcattcagtgAGGTTATTTTTGTATGAAGAGGGAAAAAATTTTTCTGGAGTTTTAGAAGCGAGTTCCTAAATCTGTTCATATTTAAACAAACAGAAAGCGTACATCACTTTTGGGTTCAGGCAAAATCACGAAGAGAACAGGAAACATTCGAAAGCCCTAGAAAGAGACCAAGACGTAATGATAACAAGGTTTCCAAACTGAAGAGCAGGAATCAAAATTTTagtagagagaaaataacagatttaattgtattatttatcaATGAACGTTTCAGCAAAGTGTCTGCTGTAATTATGCTGAAGATTTGCCATTCCAGCAGAGACCTTCTCTGCCTTTCAATCTCAAGCCCCACAAATATCAATGTGATAGTCTGACAAACACCCTCCCCCCTTTAAAAGTCAGTATTTGATTCTCTTTAACGAGGATATATGGAAACAGGGAAGTGCTCAGCTGCATGAACGGAAAGCAGTGATACCAAATCTGAAGGTTCTGGCAAAATATAACTTCACCGGAACCTGaatctttgcattttttttttatttttttttgcaacagcAGAGACTGGGAGATAAATCGCTGGCTCTGCGATTTGGGCATTGCTCCTTGCAGAGCAAGCTGCAATCGTTAGATCAAGAGATAAAGTTGTGAGGTCACTTCCTGCAGCTCGGAGGGTAGCATCCGGCCTGGAGGCCAGGGGCAtgtcaaagccccccccccaatttggcggcttcctgtgttcctatctgGGTTTTGCAAATCTTTTCTTTCACGCCACGTGAAGTCTATGACCAGTGCCGGagttacgtataagctaaacaagctatagcttagggccctgctctcttgggggcccccaaaaaaattcaaaggggaaaaaacacctggatgtacatttcccaaATATAATAAACCCAACATAGAgcaactgtttttttgtgttacgTTGGCTCCTAtatgttatgtgcaaatggcttgagatacctatgaggtccataaatgaccaccTAGCATTttccaacacaaaaaaacagcgaccatttgttgttgacaaaggacagctggacctataaaggagctgagggccacatcaagcctcaatccggccctgggtcTATCCATGCCCCAGCTTGGAAGGTCAAGGATTATTATGGTGTGTGTTACAGGCTGCCCCCACGATTTCATAAACTGGTAGCCCCCTCCAATTCTGGGCTCCTTCTCTCCCATTTCGCCCTCTGAAACCGATGGGCTCCTTGCAAACTTTCAGATTTGTCTCCAGCCGACTGCTTTGCCATTGGGAGGAAATTCCTTTTGGGTCTTTCCTGCCCCTCTGTTTTTGGAGCCCTGCACGGCTCCTGGGGTTTCGCCTTCTCTGATCCGCCACGCTTCCTGCAGGTTGCCCGGAAACTGGTCATTCTGGAGGGAGAACTGGAAAGAGCAGAAGAACGGGCGGAGGTTTCCGAATTGTGAGTATCCCTTGGTGCATGTGAATGGAGCCACGAGGTTGCTTTTGAAAGAGATCTCTCTGGCGGTTTCCATTCAGTACCCCACTTGGGCGTGATctcagtggggtggggtttttttggcggTGCCTCGATTTTAGTGGGACATGGGGGTTTCCAGGGATTGGGGGAGCAGGAGGCTAATGGGAATTAAGAGTCTGGGGGGGGCACAGATTGCCCCCACCTCTGCTCAGGGTCGTGGCAACTGGACCTGAATTCCCCACTTCAGCCCAGAGACTCTCTCGTTTGTGCGAATATTGGGATTCTGCAATAAATAAGGGAGTCGGCTCGCCCACCAAAGGCAGTGTttgaagtatatatatatatatatataaataatttttctaTTGGATTGTAAAAAATATAAATGTACAACAAAGAACAACTCAAGATCCAAATATCGAGATAACTCTGAATTTcccaactctctccccccccccaattccttccatgggccctaataataatatttacaactgcatatcaatacttactCAAGCTTTTATCCCTCCAAATTATCCATATTTTCAATTATTTTACAAAtgtggttaaaatcctgctgATGTTTTAACCTGCTTGCAATGGTCTCATGAGCAGATtaaaaactttccccattcttgtcttcttggtttctgagcttcccagttaattttgccatttcagcatagcccATCATTCTTCCCTGGTCAGGgttatttcttccttccatctctgggctactaGCATCCGTGCGGCTGTTGTGGCGTACATAAACTCTCTTTTCTGGTCctgtacctataattcctaataagaaggcttctggggtttttttttatacaaaggttattttaaacttttttaaattatatatcatctcccagagaGAATTTAAagcggggtaggcaacctaaggcctgtgggccggatgt includes:
- the TPM4 gene encoding tropomyosin alpha-4 chain isoform X4: MAAATGSLEAVKRKIQALQQEADEAEDRAQILQRQRDQERELREKAEGEVAALNRRIQLVEEELDRAQERLATALQKLEEAEKAADESERGMKVIENRAMKDEEKMEIQEMQLKEAKHIAEEADRKYEEVARKLVILEGELERAEERAEVSELKCGDLEEELKNVTNNLKSLEAQSEKYSEKEDKYEEEIKLLTDKLKEAETRAEFAERTVAKLEKTIDDLEDELYAQKLKYKAISEELDHALNDMTSL
- the TPM4 gene encoding tropomyosin alpha-4 chain isoform X3, with the translated sequence MAAATGSLEAVKRKIQALQQEADEAEDRAQILQRQRDQERELREKAEGEVAALNRRIQLVEEELDRAQERLATALQKLEEAEKAADESERGMKVIENRAMKDEEKMEIQEMQLKEAKHIAEEADRKYEEVARKLVILEGELERAEERAEVSELKCGDLEEELKNVTNNLKSLEAQSEKYSEKEDKYEEEIKLLTDKLKEAETRAEFAERTVAKLEKTIDDLEEKVAQAKEENLTLHRTLDQTLSELGSI